In Rhodothermus marinus DSM 4252, a single genomic region encodes these proteins:
- a CDS encoding TonB-dependent receptor codes for MKRTLRILSMLLLAALGTTGAWAQTGKIAGRVVDAETGEPLPGVNVVIEGTTVGATTDIDGYYTIINVRPGTYTLRASFVGYVPQVVENVQVDIGLTTEVNFALRPTAIGLEEVVVQAERPIVQPDISASIANIDAAVIEALPVATDVVQVIGLQPGFEPGLVVRGFGGNQVAFLLDGMNLADPRTNAPFTGVSFTAVEEVQAQTGGFTAEYGNVRSGLINVVMKEPRTNRYTVDAILRYAPAQPKTFNGDANDRDFFWMRPYFDPEVAMIGTEAAWDDWTERQYPKFEGWEEAANDYPANNDSDPSNDVTAAQLQKAYEWMTRKNTGIDDPEYQIDATITGPVPAIGASLGNLRFLVSHRRTQSAYIIPQRRRTYRDYTTQAKLVSDIAAGAKLELVGLWSKRKGLVRPIAIDQGATSTMLSGDPPAYPWDWRYDLENRILGDDGVEGHVARAALYGDWVINPMDIDYALYGAKFTHALTPNTFYEVQLQRVQTDYLTGHIPPRNPDPVVCVTPEPAILPIDDPACQAPNVIRLNEAPFGYESKGAQDGLSANGLRIGGHGGAAFDTSSVSRWVINASLTSQVNRYLQIKGGFEFHLSDYQMNYGEYDPFFVHHANPTYRWHRKPQQGAAFLQSKLEFKGLIANLGVRLDYFNPSGKWYVYEPYDRAFTAVFGVDKLDEVLSKEPVDKQLTLSPRLGISFPVSANSKLYFNYGHFRQMPDPVPLFEIERINTGAVARIGNPNLPLQKTVAYELGFEQNLFDMFLLRLAGYYRDVSNQVRFINFQSIDGEVNYWVARPWNYGDVRGFELSLAKDRGRWIQGFINYTYMAWKGGNFGFEYNYENLVAQQNYLLTSTDHYQSKPVPEPYARVNIDLVTPEDYGPNYNGMRPLAGWRLSLLGTWRAGQVLTWTGQQLVAGGSPIRGIEQNVQWKDYYNLDLRLSKTFNMKFGEVQFFMDVSNVLNLRYMDRMSGFTGADDLLDYMKSLHLPANTFEGLENPPYQFIPGNDQPGDYRKPGVEFVPIEVCPPAGCQPVGDEPTRPLYYQDGTYYSYTGSEFVEADPDFVKKVLDNKAYIDMPNADYLTFFNPRRVYFGLRISF; via the coding sequence ATGAAGCGCACGCTACGGATACTGAGCATGCTGCTACTGGCTGCTCTTGGGACAACCGGGGCATGGGCTCAGACCGGTAAGATTGCCGGTCGGGTGGTGGATGCAGAGACAGGGGAGCCATTGCCCGGGGTGAATGTCGTGATTGAAGGAACTACGGTTGGGGCTACGACGGACATTGACGGGTACTATACGATCATCAACGTCCGTCCGGGCACCTACACACTTCGCGCCTCTTTTGTGGGCTATGTGCCCCAGGTTGTAGAGAACGTGCAGGTAGATATTGGCCTGACGACAGAGGTGAACTTCGCGTTGCGTCCGACGGCTATCGGGCTGGAGGAAGTGGTGGTGCAGGCGGAGCGCCCGATCGTGCAACCGGATATTTCAGCCAGTATTGCTAATATCGATGCGGCAGTCATTGAAGCGCTCCCGGTAGCTACCGATGTAGTGCAGGTGATTGGCTTGCAGCCAGGCTTTGAGCCGGGGTTGGTCGTGCGTGGTTTTGGAGGAAATCAGGTGGCTTTTCTGCTTGATGGAATGAATCTGGCTGATCCGCGTACGAACGCGCCTTTCACCGGTGTGAGCTTCACGGCTGTTGAAGAGGTGCAGGCGCAGACGGGTGGCTTTACGGCCGAGTACGGCAACGTGCGGTCAGGGTTGATCAACGTAGTGATGAAGGAACCGCGGACGAATCGCTATACGGTGGATGCCATTTTGCGCTATGCGCCGGCGCAACCCAAGACGTTTAATGGCGATGCCAATGACAGGGATTTCTTCTGGATGCGGCCGTACTTTGATCCCGAAGTAGCTATGATTGGCACGGAAGCGGCCTGGGACGATTGGACGGAGCGCCAGTATCCGAAATTTGAAGGATGGGAGGAGGCGGCCAATGATTATCCAGCCAATAATGATAGCGATCCTTCTAATGATGTGACTGCAGCGCAGTTGCAGAAGGCTTATGAGTGGATGACGCGGAAGAATACCGGCATTGATGATCCAGAGTATCAGATTGACGCTACAATTACGGGGCCAGTGCCGGCCATTGGGGCTTCACTGGGGAATTTGCGCTTTCTGGTTTCACATCGCCGCACGCAGTCGGCTTACATCATCCCCCAGCGTCGCCGCACTTATCGGGACTACACCACCCAGGCCAAGCTAGTTTCTGATATTGCGGCTGGTGCCAAGCTAGAGCTGGTGGGACTCTGGTCCAAGCGGAAGGGGCTGGTGCGGCCAATCGCAATTGACCAGGGGGCAACGAGTACCATGCTGAGTGGGGATCCCCCAGCCTATCCCTGGGATTGGCGCTATGATTTGGAGAACAGAATTCTGGGCGATGATGGGGTGGAAGGCCACGTAGCGCGTGCCGCACTCTACGGCGACTGGGTCATTAATCCAATGGATATTGACTATGCGCTCTATGGCGCCAAGTTTACGCATGCGCTGACGCCGAACACCTTTTATGAAGTGCAGCTGCAGCGGGTGCAGACGGATTATCTGACCGGACATATTCCGCCTCGCAACCCGGATCCTGTGGTATGTGTGACGCCGGAGCCTGCCATTCTTCCCATTGATGATCCGGCCTGCCAGGCCCCCAACGTCATTCGTCTGAATGAGGCGCCCTTTGGCTATGAGTCTAAGGGGGCGCAGGATGGTCTGAGTGCTAACGGGCTTCGGATCGGCGGGCACGGAGGGGCTGCTTTTGACACCTCTTCTGTGTCACGGTGGGTGATCAATGCTTCGTTGACCAGTCAGGTGAACCGCTATCTGCAAATAAAGGGAGGCTTCGAGTTTCATCTGAGCGACTACCAGATGAACTACGGGGAGTATGATCCCTTCTTTGTACACCATGCCAACCCCACGTATCGCTGGCATCGTAAGCCGCAGCAGGGGGCGGCCTTCCTGCAGAGCAAGCTGGAATTTAAGGGGTTGATCGCCAATCTGGGGGTGCGGCTGGATTACTTCAATCCAAGCGGCAAGTGGTATGTGTATGAGCCCTATGATCGTGCCTTTACGGCAGTATTTGGAGTCGATAAGCTCGATGAGGTGCTGTCTAAAGAGCCGGTAGACAAGCAGCTTACGCTAAGCCCGCGGCTGGGCATCTCCTTCCCGGTGTCGGCCAATAGTAAGTTGTACTTCAACTATGGGCATTTCCGGCAGATGCCCGACCCGGTACCGCTCTTTGAGATAGAGCGGATTAATACGGGAGCGGTGGCGCGCATTGGTAACCCGAATCTACCCCTGCAAAAAACGGTGGCCTACGAGCTGGGCTTTGAGCAGAACTTGTTCGACATGTTTCTGCTTCGCCTAGCCGGTTACTACCGGGACGTATCCAACCAGGTGCGCTTCATCAACTTCCAGAGCATTGATGGAGAAGTAAACTATTGGGTAGCGCGCCCTTGGAATTACGGAGATGTGCGGGGGTTTGAGCTCTCGCTGGCGAAAGATCGCGGGCGGTGGATTCAGGGCTTTATTAACTACACCTATATGGCCTGGAAAGGGGGGAATTTTGGTTTTGAGTACAATTACGAAAACCTTGTGGCACAGCAGAACTATCTGTTGACCAGCACCGACCATTATCAGAGCAAACCTGTACCTGAGCCGTATGCACGGGTTAATATTGATCTGGTCACCCCCGAAGACTATGGTCCTAACTACAACGGAATGCGGCCACTGGCCGGGTGGCGCCTGAGCCTGCTGGGGACCTGGCGTGCGGGGCAGGTGCTTACCTGGACGGGACAACAGCTGGTTGCCGGGGGGAGTCCGATCCGAGGTATCGAACAGAATGTGCAGTGGAAAGACTACTACAATCTTGATCTCCGTCTGAGTAAGACCTTTAACATGAAGTTCGGAGAAGTGCAGTTTTTCATGGATGTCTCCAATGTGCTTAATCTCCGATACATGGATCGGATGAGTGGCTTTACCGGGGCAGATGATCTGCTGGATTACATGAAGTCCCTGCATCTTCCGGCTAACACCTTTGAAGGGCTGGAGAATCCTCCGTATCAGTTTATACCTGGCAACGATCAGCCGGGAGATTATCGGAAGCCTGGGGTTGAATTTGTGCCCATTGAAGTCTGTCCGCCTGCCGGGTGCCAACCGGTTGGGGATGAGCCCACACGCCCGCTATACTACCAGGATGGCACCTACTACAGCTACACGGGAAGTGAGTTTGTCGAAGCGGACCCAGACTTCGTGAAGAAGGTGTTGGATAATAAGGCCTATATTGACATGCCTAATGCGGATTATCTGACCTTCTTCAATCCGCGCCGTGTATACTTTGGGCTGCGAATTTCCTTCTAA
- a CDS encoding VCBS repeat-containing protein has product MRKLLLVLGLAGLSACRPAEPPLFERMDPDRTGITFVNEVPVDTAFNIINYMYYYDGAGVAAGDFNGDGWPDLYFVANRGPNRLFLNRSDWRFEDVTDAAGVAGSGNWNTGVAVADVDGNGWLDLYLVTFSNYLDRTGRNQLFLNQGPDETGIPRFREAAAEFGLDMAAYGTQAVFFDYDRDGDLDLYLLNRALHTDESFGPAEPLRHRFDPNASDRLLRNDDGRFVDVTAEAGIVDGLIGYGLGVVVSDLDQDGWPDLYVANDFHEDDRIYRNNGDGTFTDVLRTATAYISKASMGVDAGDVDNDGLPDLIVLDMMPFDPIVFKTADGPESFELFQRKRQFGYHPQYPHNVLLRNLGAWQFVDVAFRAGVAATDWSWAALLADLDNDGYQDLFVTNGIYHRPNDLDYIRYVGQPEIQEALARGITPELLEDLLRHMPQVPQPNFAFHNNGDGTFTNRTQAWGLGRPGFSTGAVYVDLDRDGDLDLVTSEINAPAAVYRNHTRERHRTHYLRVVLEGEGMNRWGIGARVTVHYGDSLQLRELQPVRGWLSSVEPVLHFGLGARTQVDSVTVVWPDGRYEVRRSVAADQTLTFRQAEAQVRYHPPALPRPLFQEVYEALPYRHEENAFVDFTREPLQPHRLSREGPALAVGDVNGDGLDDVFLGGAKWQSARLLVQQPDGTFRPTNEALWEAESRYEDVDAAFFDADGDGDLDLYVVSAGNEWWGQAEALRDRLYRNDGRGQFRRDEQALPDLFVNGCCVRVADYDGDGDPDLFVGGRVEARRYGEAPRSFLLENRGDGTFADVTEARAPALARVGMVTDAVWEDFNGDGRLDLLVVGEWMPLTLLSQDADGRLMPVALENTEGWWFSVQAADLDQDGDLDFVAGNLGLNASLQATPDRPVMLYLHDFDRDGQTDPVLVAYWDRQAYPVATIDLLVRRFPELGQQFESYRSWGARTLDELFGQEALRQATVRQAYTFASVWAENDGQGHFTLHSLPEPAQWFPVRALQISDVTGEGRPDIIAAGNFDEANPALGHYGHGPGAVLVQTKTGTFMPLRPDASGLILRGQVRHLSWLQRPDGQRWLLAARNDTSVQVLALRY; this is encoded by the coding sequence ATGCGAAAACTCCTGTTGGTGCTCGGCCTTGCCGGCCTGTCCGCCTGTCGGCCCGCCGAACCGCCGCTGTTCGAGCGGATGGATCCTGACAGGACCGGCATCACCTTCGTCAACGAGGTGCCCGTCGATACGGCTTTTAACATTATTAATTATATGTACTACTATGATGGGGCCGGCGTGGCGGCGGGCGACTTCAATGGCGACGGGTGGCCGGACCTGTACTTTGTCGCCAATCGGGGACCGAACCGCCTGTTCCTGAACCGGAGCGACTGGCGTTTTGAGGACGTCACCGACGCGGCTGGCGTGGCCGGCTCGGGCAACTGGAACACCGGCGTGGCCGTGGCCGACGTGGACGGCAACGGCTGGCTCGATCTCTACCTGGTCACCTTCAGCAACTACCTGGATCGCACCGGCCGCAACCAGCTCTTTCTGAACCAGGGGCCGGATGAGACGGGCATCCCACGTTTTCGGGAAGCGGCGGCTGAATTCGGACTGGACATGGCCGCCTACGGCACGCAGGCCGTGTTTTTCGACTATGATCGGGATGGCGATCTGGACCTGTATTTGCTGAACCGGGCACTGCACACCGACGAGAGTTTCGGCCCGGCCGAGCCGCTGCGCCATCGTTTCGATCCCAACGCCAGCGACCGGCTGCTGCGCAACGACGACGGGCGCTTTGTGGACGTGACGGCCGAGGCCGGGATCGTGGACGGCCTCATCGGCTACGGACTCGGTGTGGTGGTGAGCGACCTGGATCAGGACGGCTGGCCCGATCTGTACGTGGCCAACGACTTCCATGAAGACGATCGGATCTACCGCAACAACGGCGACGGCACCTTCACCGACGTGCTACGTACGGCCACGGCCTACATTTCGAAGGCGTCGATGGGGGTGGATGCGGGCGACGTCGACAACGACGGCCTGCCCGATCTGATCGTGCTCGACATGATGCCCTTCGATCCGATCGTTTTCAAAACGGCCGACGGACCGGAGTCGTTCGAGCTATTTCAGCGCAAGCGGCAGTTCGGCTATCATCCCCAGTATCCCCACAACGTGCTGCTGCGCAATCTGGGCGCCTGGCAGTTCGTGGACGTGGCCTTTCGGGCCGGCGTGGCCGCTACCGACTGGAGCTGGGCCGCGCTGCTGGCCGACCTGGACAACGACGGCTACCAGGACCTCTTCGTTACGAACGGCATCTATCACCGCCCGAACGATCTGGACTACATCCGCTACGTCGGACAGCCCGAAATCCAGGAGGCCCTGGCGCGCGGCATCACGCCGGAGCTGCTGGAGGACCTGTTGCGCCATATGCCGCAGGTGCCACAGCCCAACTTTGCTTTTCACAACAACGGCGACGGCACCTTCACGAACCGAACGCAGGCGTGGGGGCTGGGGCGGCCGGGCTTTTCGACCGGGGCCGTGTATGTGGACCTGGACCGCGACGGCGATCTGGATCTGGTCACCAGCGAGATCAACGCCCCCGCGGCCGTGTATCGCAACCACACGCGTGAACGCCACAGGACCCATTACCTGCGCGTCGTGCTGGAAGGCGAGGGGATGAACCGGTGGGGTATCGGCGCCCGGGTGACTGTGCACTACGGCGACAGCCTGCAGCTTCGAGAGCTGCAACCCGTACGTGGCTGGCTCTCGTCGGTCGAGCCCGTGCTGCACTTCGGGCTGGGGGCCCGCACGCAGGTGGATTCGGTGACGGTGGTATGGCCCGACGGTCGTTATGAAGTGCGCCGCAGCGTGGCGGCCGATCAGACGCTGACGTTCCGCCAGGCCGAGGCGCAGGTGCGTTATCATCCGCCGGCGCTGCCACGTCCGCTTTTCCAAGAAGTGTACGAGGCATTGCCGTATCGCCACGAAGAGAACGCCTTTGTGGATTTTACCCGCGAGCCGCTCCAACCGCACCGGCTCTCGCGTGAGGGACCAGCACTGGCCGTGGGCGACGTGAACGGCGACGGGCTGGACGACGTGTTTCTGGGCGGGGCCAAGTGGCAGTCGGCCCGGTTGCTCGTGCAGCAGCCGGACGGGACGTTTCGGCCGACCAACGAAGCACTCTGGGAGGCCGAAAGCCGTTACGAGGATGTGGATGCGGCGTTTTTCGACGCGGACGGCGACGGCGATCTGGACCTGTACGTGGTCAGCGCGGGCAACGAGTGGTGGGGCCAGGCCGAGGCGCTGCGCGATCGGCTCTACCGCAACGACGGCCGCGGGCAGTTCCGCCGTGACGAGCAGGCGCTGCCGGATCTGTTTGTGAACGGCTGTTGCGTGCGGGTGGCCGATTACGACGGGGATGGTGACCCGGATCTGTTTGTGGGCGGGCGGGTCGAGGCCCGTCGCTACGGCGAAGCGCCGCGCAGTTTTCTGCTGGAAAACCGGGGGGACGGAACGTTTGCGGACGTTACCGAGGCGCGTGCGCCGGCACTGGCCCGCGTGGGCATGGTGACCGATGCGGTGTGGGAGGATTTTAATGGGGATGGGCGGCTGGATTTGCTTGTGGTAGGCGAATGGATGCCGCTAACGCTGCTTTCCCAGGACGCAGACGGTCGTCTGATGCCTGTCGCGCTGGAAAACACCGAGGGCTGGTGGTTCAGCGTCCAGGCAGCCGATCTCGACCAAGATGGCGATCTGGACTTTGTAGCCGGCAACCTAGGGCTGAATGCGTCGCTGCAGGCGACTCCTGATCGGCCAGTGATGCTCTACCTACATGATTTTGATCGAGATGGACAGACCGATCCTGTGCTGGTAGCCTACTGGGACCGACAGGCTTATCCGGTCGCAACGATCGACCTGCTGGTGCGGCGTTTTCCGGAGTTGGGACAGCAATTCGAGAGCTATCGGTCCTGGGGAGCACGGACGCTGGACGAGCTATTTGGCCAAGAAGCACTGCGCCAGGCAACAGTTCGGCAGGCCTATACCTTTGCTTCGGTATGGGCTGAAAACGACGGACAAGGACATTTCACTTTGCACTCACTGCCCGAACCGGCGCAGTGGTTTCCGGTGCGGGCGTTGCAGATCAGCGATGTGACAGGAGAGGGGCGGCCTGATATCATTGCAGCCGGTAACTTCGACGAGGCCAATCCGGCGCTTGGGCACTACGGCCATGGGCCGGGCGCGGTGCTGGTACAGACGAAAACGGGAACGTTCATGCCTTTACGTCCCGATGCTTCTGGCTTGATCCTACGCGGCCAGGTTCGTCACCTCAGCTGGCTACAGCGCCCCGATGGGCAGCGATGGTTGTTGGCCGCTCGAAACGACACCTCCGTACAAGTGCTGGCGCTGCGCTACTAA
- a CDS encoding tetratricopeptide repeat protein, with product MSTKQPREEWIPGLLSLFGCLVCARAVFSVTHKLAMRRAIRAWLVGVLALFMLAGCQHVDSEAYRPSSQQLLAPAQRAQLERAWQAYAAGNYSLAMQRVDSLLAAVEVAEAYLLKGRIYLDANAFELANAAFQKARQLDPYLRGIYFQQGHSAFLQGAYKKALDLYLEELALIQSSPPDVQQFYREADQAALPVIYRQAGRAFFLLDSLEAARRFYMKSLALDSLASETYRWLAELEAQEGHLQKALELAEKALQKAPGDLENIYTFGRLLMQNGYLEDAVHFLQLVVERQPTHRGANYNLGRALMQLGQREAGQFFLERARQIQQLSGKIAQARLNAYQSQRARPWQELAALFIQAGQYEEARKALDVAIFWAPDNLALQNDRANLALLLGDTLEAVQRYYQLLQRDSTLADVWLNLGVVLAEQKQYEAARRAWLQALRYRPHDDTLRRYLAELERRRGS from the coding sequence ATGAGCACAAAGCAACCCCGGGAAGAGTGGATCCCGGGGTTGCTTTCTTTGTTTGGCTGTTTAGTTTGTGCTCGGGCTGTTTTCAGTGTAACCCATAAGTTAGCTATGAGGCGTGCGATTCGTGCTTGGTTGGTAGGGGTGCTGGCCCTTTTTATGCTGGCAGGATGCCAGCATGTCGACTCTGAAGCTTATCGTCCTTCTTCCCAGCAACTGCTTGCGCCCGCACAGCGCGCGCAACTGGAACGGGCCTGGCAGGCCTATGCGGCCGGCAATTACAGCCTGGCCATGCAGCGCGTAGATAGCTTGCTGGCTGCAGTAGAAGTGGCTGAGGCCTATCTACTCAAAGGGCGTATTTACCTGGATGCCAATGCTTTTGAGCTGGCAAATGCAGCCTTTCAGAAAGCACGACAGTTGGATCCTTATCTGAGAGGCATCTATTTTCAACAGGGGCACTCCGCTTTTCTGCAGGGTGCTTACAAAAAGGCGCTTGACCTCTATCTTGAAGAACTGGCGCTGATCCAGTCCTCTCCACCGGACGTTCAGCAGTTTTACCGAGAAGCGGACCAGGCCGCGCTTCCAGTCATTTATCGCCAGGCAGGCCGGGCCTTTTTCCTGCTCGATAGCTTGGAGGCGGCGCGTCGATTTTATATGAAGTCGCTGGCACTCGACTCATTGGCCAGTGAAACCTATCGCTGGCTGGCTGAACTGGAGGCCCAAGAAGGGCATCTGCAAAAGGCCCTAGAACTGGCTGAAAAAGCCCTGCAAAAGGCTCCGGGTGACCTGGAAAATATCTACACGTTCGGCCGTCTCTTGATGCAGAATGGGTATCTAGAGGATGCCGTACACTTTCTGCAGCTGGTGGTGGAGCGGCAGCCTACGCACCGAGGGGCTAACTATAACCTGGGGCGGGCCTTGATGCAACTGGGACAGCGAGAAGCGGGGCAGTTCTTTTTGGAACGAGCGCGGCAGATTCAGCAGCTTTCCGGAAAGATCGCTCAGGCTCGCCTGAATGCCTACCAGAGTCAGCGTGCTCGTCCCTGGCAAGAACTGGCGGCCCTATTCATTCAGGCAGGACAATACGAAGAGGCCCGCAAAGCACTGGATGTGGCAATTTTTTGGGCACCCGATAACCTGGCCCTGCAGAACGATCGGGCTAACCTGGCCTTGCTTCTGGGCGATACGCTTGAGGCTGTGCAGCGCTACTATCAGCTATTGCAACGGGACTCGACCCTGGCCGATGTGTGGCTAAACCTGGGGGTGGTGCTGGCCGAGCAGAAACAGTACGAAGCAGCTCGGCGGGCCTGGCTGCAGGCCTTGCGCTACCGCCCGCATGATGATACCTTACGGCGTTACTTAGCTGAACTGGAACGACGACGTGGCTCCTGA
- a CDS encoding PorV/PorQ family protein, with amino-acid sequence MKRLLYTKMGVLLAGCLLLVGRLYAQDIGPVTEIETKKLAQTGFKFLSVSLDPRAAAMGDALTARDDNASLSLFYNPAGMAYFDRAFHVAFGQTQWINNTDYSYASLAYRPADGQYGVIGLSVVAVSYPEVIKTIFANNEQGYEEQGTYSPSALAIGIGYARAITDRFAVGGHARLARQDLGSAQVGLNGRTESYAKSTIAVDFGVLYRTALQSLTFAMSVRNFSRELTYVEESFELPLSFQIGVTYNLMDLMAPASNDHALWLNVEAVRPRDYPEQIKVGLEYSFMQLLYLRAGYVNPTDEQGINLGGGLRVGSRSFKIGVDYAYTSFGIFDNVHRIGLQLAF; translated from the coding sequence ATGAAACGACTGCTATATACAAAGATGGGCGTACTGCTGGCCGGATGCTTGCTCCTGGTCGGACGGCTCTACGCCCAGGATATCGGTCCCGTAACGGAGATCGAGACCAAAAAGCTGGCCCAGACCGGCTTCAAGTTCCTCAGTGTGTCGCTCGATCCGCGGGCGGCCGCCATGGGCGATGCGCTCACGGCCCGCGACGACAACGCTTCACTTTCGCTCTTTTACAACCCGGCCGGTATGGCCTACTTCGACCGAGCCTTCCACGTTGCGTTCGGACAGACGCAGTGGATTAACAACACGGACTACAGCTACGCCAGCCTGGCCTATCGGCCGGCCGATGGCCAGTATGGAGTAATCGGCTTGAGCGTGGTGGCCGTCAGCTATCCCGAGGTCATCAAGACCATCTTTGCCAACAACGAACAGGGCTACGAAGAGCAGGGGACCTACAGTCCCAGTGCGCTGGCCATCGGCATTGGCTATGCGCGGGCCATCACCGACCGCTTCGCGGTGGGCGGTCACGCGCGCCTTGCCCGCCAGGATCTGGGCTCGGCGCAGGTCGGGCTGAACGGCCGCACGGAAAGCTACGCCAAGTCGACCATCGCCGTGGACTTCGGCGTGCTCTACCGGACGGCACTCCAGAGCCTGACCTTTGCCATGAGCGTCCGCAATTTCTCGCGGGAGCTGACCTATGTGGAAGAGAGCTTTGAACTTCCCCTTTCTTTTCAGATAGGCGTTACCTATAACCTGATGGATCTGATGGCGCCGGCCAGTAACGACCATGCCCTCTGGCTCAACGTGGAGGCGGTGCGCCCGCGCGACTACCCAGAGCAGATAAAGGTAGGGCTGGAGTACTCCTTTATGCAGCTGCTCTACCTTCGGGCAGGCTATGTGAATCCTACCGATGAACAAGGAATTAATCTGGGAGGCGGCTTGCGGGTAGGCTCCCGCAGCTTTAAGATCGGTGTAGATTATGCCTACACTTCATTTGGCATCTTTGATAATGTACATCGCATTGGGCTTCAGCTGGCTTTTTAA